One Manihot esculenta cultivar AM560-2 chromosome 18, M.esculenta_v8, whole genome shotgun sequence genomic window carries:
- the LOC110605888 gene encoding uncharacterized protein LOC110605888 → MPDAMDADTEMTERDASTAVPQQDANDIVKELITLARRLMNQGKPSQALQAVVMAMRTRGGDEAVFQSLHRARELYRNRLQQNTAVDQLSTLFAECAIAEVQPCKVEQSSLHVGGSSDAHGNSILAETGRMQIVLDAFSDGSSFICLQCGGLVSNHRKDEHYAYWCCQL, encoded by the exons ATGCCAGATGCTATGGACGCTGATACCGAGATGACAGAGAGAGATGCTTCGACGGCGGTGCCTCAGCAAGACGCTAATGATATAGTGAAAGAGCTGATCACATTGGCTCGTCGGCTCATGAACCAGGGGAAACCTTCTCAGGCTCTCCAAGCG GTTGTCATGGCAATGCGGACCAGAGGTGGGGATGAGGCTGTCTTTCAGTCCCTGCACCGTGCTCGTGAACTGTATAGAAACAGGCTGCAACAGAACACTGCTGTGGATCAACTTTCTACTTTGTTTGCTGAGTGTGCAATTGCTGAAGTCCAGCCTTGTAAAGTGGAACAATCATCTCTTCATGTAGGTGGATCGTCAGATGCTCATGGAAACTCTATACTTGCGGAAACTGGCAGGATGCAAATTGTGTTGGACGCATTTTCAGATGGCAGCAGCTTCATCTGTCTACAATGTGGAGGTCTTGTTAGTAACCATCGCAAAGATGAGCACTATGCCTACTGGTGTTGCCAACTGTGA
- the LOC110605800 gene encoding probable inactive receptor kinase At5g67200, whose protein sequence is MIHPLLSNALFLLSFIAILGASSSSGSVVNLLQPSDASALLDFKSKADLNDHLPYSQNTSFHFCQWPGVKCFQQKVVHFVLQGLDLGGVFVPNSLTRLDQLRVLSLQNNSLNGPIPDLSKLLNLKSLFLDHNYFTGSFPPSLHSLHRLRTLDLSHNNLTGPIPTWLTSLDRLYYLRLDWNRFNGTVPPLNQSSLRTFNISYNNFTGAIPVTPTLLRFELSSFLSNPSLCGEIIHKECHPSPPFFGPSSSLQPVSPPPAVALGQSEELHGVDLSEPSPKTKHKKTAVIIGFSSAVFVLIGSLICFVMATRKQRNQKPSTAAVASDGAAAVAAATEAATVMQIDLQENELEEKVKRVQGMHVGKSGSLVFCAGEAQLYTLDQLMRASAELLGRGTMGTTYKAVLDNRLIVCVKRLDGAKLAGTSKDVYEQHMESVGGLRHPNLVPLRAYFQAREERLLIYDYQPNGSLFSLIHGSKSSRAKPLHWTSCLKIAEDVAQGLSYIHQAWRLVHGNLKSSNVLLGPDFEACIGDYCLALLATSLPEDDPEALAYKAPESRNSNHQPTSKSDVFSFGILLLELLTGKSPSQLPFLVPNEMVNWVRSTREDDGGEDNRLEMLLEVAISCSLTSPEQRPTMWQVLKMLQEIKESVLMEDSELDQHMGIS, encoded by the exons ATGATTCATCCTCTTCTATCAAATGCTCTTTTTCTACTGTCGTTCATCGCCATACTAGGGGCTTCTAGCTCTTCTGGTTCGGTTGTGAACTTACTGCAGCCATCTGATGCCTCTGCACTTCTAGATTTCAAGTCCAAAGCTGATTTGAACGACCATCTTCCGTACTCTCAAAATACAAGCTTCCATTTCTGTCAATGGCCAGGAGTGAAATGCTTCCAGCAAAAAGTGGTGCACTTTGTTCTCCAAGGCTTAGATCTCGGCGGTGTTTTTGTCCCCAACTCTTTGACTCGGCTTGATCAGCTTCGCGTCCTCAGTCTCCAGAACAACTCGCTCAACGGACCCATTCCCGATTTGTCCAAGCTTCTCAATCTTAAATCCCTCTTTCTCGATCATAACTATTTTACTGGCTCTTTTCCTCCTTCACTCCATTCCCTTCATAGACTCCGCACTCTCGATCTCTCCCACAACAATCTAACTGGACCAATACCCACCTGGCTAACTTCTCTGGACCGCTTGTACTACCTGCGCCTCGACTGGAACAGATTCAATGGCACTGTACCTCCATTAAACCAGTCATCTCTCCGAACCTTCAACATTTCATATAACAACTTCACTGGTGCAATCCCAGTTACCCCCACGTTACTTCGTTTTGAACTCTCTTCATTTTTATCTAATCCAAGTCTTTGTGGAGAGATTATACACAAAGAATGCCATCCCAGTCCCCCATTTTTCGGTCCATCATCGTCTTTACAACCAGTATCGCCACCGCCCGCTGTTGCGCTAGGCCAAAGTGAAGAATTGCACGGCGTAGACTTGTCAGAACCGAGCCCCAAAACCAAGCACAAGAAAACCGCAGTGATCATTGGTTTCTCATCAGCAGTATTTGTTCTCATTGGTTCGCTTATTTGCTTTGTGATGGCTACGAGGAAACAGAGAAACCAAAAGCCATCAACGGCTGCCGTTGCGTCTGATGGTGCCGCTGCCGTTGCGGCCGCGACAGAAGCTGCCACAGTGATGCAAATAGACCTGCAAGAAAATGAGTTGGAAGAGAAGGTGAAGAGGGTGCAAGGGATGCATGTAGGCAAGAGTGGGAGTTTGGTATTCTGTGCGGGTGAGGCACAACTTTACACGCTGGATCAGCTGATGAGAGCTTCAGCTGAGTTGCTGGGGAGAGGCACCATGGGGACCACTTACAAGGCCGTGTTAGATAACCGTCTGATTGTTTGCGTAAAGAGGCTTGATGGTGCTAAATTGGCGGGCACAAGCAAAGATGTCTATGAGCAGCACATGGAATCAGTGGGTGGACTCAGGCATCCAAATTTAGTTCCGCTCAGGGCATATTTTCAAGCCAGGGAAGAAAGACTTCTCATCTATGATTACCAGCCCAACGGTAGCCTTTTCTCTCTCATTCACG GTTCAAAATCGTCGAGAGCGAAACCACTCCACTGGACCTCGTGCTTAAAGATAGCAGAGGACGTAGCTCAAGGGCTCTCCTACATCCACCAAGCATGGAGGCTCGTCCACGGCAATCTCAAGTCCTCTAATGTCCTTCTCGGGCCCGATTTCGAGGCATGTATTGGGGACTACTGCCTCGCTCTTCTCGCCACTTCATTACCGGAGGATGATCCAGAGGCCTTGGCGTATAAAGCTCCAGAAAGTCGCAATTCAAATCACCAACCCACCTCTAAATCTGATGTGTTTTCGTTTGGAATTCTGTTGCTTGAGCTTTTAACCGGAAAGTCTCCATCACAGCTTCCTTTTTTAGTGCCAAATGAAATGGTGAATTGGGTTAGGTCCACGAGGGAAGATGATGGTGGAGAAGACAATAGGCTGGAGATGCTTCTTGAAGTAGCTATATCTTGTAGCTTGACCTCACCGGAGCAGAGACCCACTATGTGGCAGGTGTTGAAAATGTTACAGGAGATCAAAGAGAGTGTATTAATGGAGGATAGTGAATTGGACCAGCATATGGGCATCTCCTAG
- the LOC110606436 gene encoding uncharacterized protein At4g06744 — MSNMSTELLLSCLCIILISLIVNTIAISTSRETLEFVIGTRGRGVNKSCKNENHKNNKIPIPLECPKVAVPLPPTPSLPLKAEVLVFADQRLAVVFPVVQKFKSIITSDPFGITKTWVGSDICSYKGFFCDNPPDNKSAIAVASIDFNGFQLAAPTLNGFLDQLPDIALFHANSNFFSGTISPNIATLPYLYELDISNNLFSGSFPSAVLGMNSLTFLDIRFNFFSGSVPPQLFTQPFDALFLNDNNFMTSLPDNLGSTHILFLTLANNKFIGPLPRSIFKAFSSLTEVLLLNNRLTGCLPYEIGNLKEAIVFDAGNNQLTGPLPFSLACLEKVEQLNFAGNLLFGMVPELVCELENLVNFSLSDNYFTAVGPLCRILIEKGVLDVRNNCIPDLPFQRSVMECANFFAHPKFCPRMWSYRYIPCKHPFISGSMIPEMAPSP, encoded by the coding sequence ATGAGCAATATGTCCACAGAATTGCTACTTTCATGCCTCTGCATAATCCTCATTTCTCTCATTGTAAACACCATAGCAATTAGCACCAGCAGAGAAACTCTAGAATTTGTCATTGGTACTAGAGGAAGAGGCGTAAACAAAAGCTGCAAGAATGAAAATCATAAGAATAACAAAATACCCATTCCACTAGAGTGTCCAAAAGTGGCAGTTCCTCTACCCCCAACCCCATCTCTACCTCTCAAAGCAGAAGTCTTAGTATTTGCTGATCAAAGGCTAGCTGTGGTGTTCCCTGTCGTCCAAAAGTTTAAGTCTATAATCACCTCAGATCCTTTTGGTATCACTAAGACCTGGGTAGGCTCAGACATATGCAGCTATAAAGGTTTCTTCTGCGACAACCCTCCAGACAACAAGTCAGCGATAGCTGTTGCCTCCATAGACTTCAATGGATTCCAACTTGCTGCTCCCACTCTCAATGGATTCCTTGATCAGCTTCCTGATATTGCACTCTTTCATGCGAATTCCAACTTCTTTTCTGGTACTATCTCCCCAAATATTGCTACGCTTCCCTATCTCTACGAACTTGATATAAGTAATAATCTATTCTCTGGTTCATTTCCCTCGGCGGTTCTTGGCATGAATAGTCTAACGTTCTTGGACATTCGGTTCAATTTCTTTTCTGGGTCAGTACCTCCTCAATTATTTACACAACCATTCGATGCTCTCTTTCTCAATGACAACAATTTCATGACGAGTTTGCCTGACAATTTAGGAAGCACCCATATTCTTTTTCTCACCTTAGCCAACAATAAATTCATCGGTCCACTTCCAAGAAGCATTTTCAAGGCGTTTTCCTCTCTAACTGAGGTCCTACTCTTAAACAACCGGCTAACCGGTTGTTTACCATATGAGATAGGCAATCTGAAAGAGGCCATAGTGTTCGACGCTGGCAACAATCAGTTGACTGGTCCATTACCCTTTTCTCTTGCTTGTCTAGAGAAGGTGGAACAGCTGAATTTTGCTGGTAATCTGTTATTTGGAATGGTGCCGGAGTTGGTCTGCGAGCTGGAAAATTTGGTTAACTTTTCTTTGTCTGATAATTATTTTACAGCGGTCGGGCCATTGTGTAGAATTTTAATAGAGAAAGGAGTGCTTGATGTTAGAAACAATTGTATCCCTGATCTTCCCTTCCAAAGATCGGTAATGGAATGTGCAAATTTCTTTGCACATCCCAAGTTCTGCCCCAGAATGTGGTCTTACAGATATATTCCTTGTAAGCATCCTTTTATTTCAGGTTCTATGATTCCTGAAATGGCTCCTTCACCATGA
- the LOC110605859 gene encoding probable WRKY transcription factor 7, translated as MAVELMMGFSGDSFAAKMEELAVREAATAGIQNVEEVIKMLKQNQLQQPQYYPDFTSSPTNNPPGTDNIMAVTDAAVNSFKKVISLLGRTTRTGHARFRRAPVSPASANQEQQQQAQDLGASVRPISSHPTEPVSAFRVYQPTPVHRLPPLPNSHHQQQKTPSLVAKNGFSERNEMRSINFSNSPSISASTSFMSSLTGETDSVKRSMSSGFQFAEPSHVSSAGKPPLSSSSLKRKCNSMDDAALKCGSTSGRCHCSKKRKSRVKRVIRVPAISNKLADIPHDDYSWRKYGQKPIKGSPHPRGYYKCSSMRGCPARKHVERAVDDPMMLIVTYEGDHNHSNSINDNDAPAAVQVHESS; from the exons ATGGCTGTGGAACTGATGATGGGCTTTTCTGGGGATAGTTTTGCAGCTAAAATGGAAGAGCTTGCTGTGAGAGAAGCGGCGACTGCTGGGATCCAGAACGTTGAGGAGGTCATAAAGATGCTCAAACAAAATCAGCTGCAGCAGCCACAATACTACCCTGATTTCACTTCTTCGCCCACTAATAATCCGCCCGGGACAGATAATATTATGGCTGTTACGGATGCGGCTGTGAACAGCTTCAAGAAGGTTATTTCTTTGCTGGGTCGCACGACGAGAACTGGCCATGCTCGCTTTCGGAGAGCCCCTGTATCTCCTGCTTCTGCTAATCAAGAGCAGCAGCAGCAAGCTCAAGATCTAGGCGCTTCTGTTCGACCTATTAGTTCTCACCCAACAGAGCCAGTTTCTGCCTTTAGAGTTTACCAACCGACACCAGTTCATCGGCTCCCTCCCTTGCCTAATAGTCACCATCAGCAGCAGAAGACTCCAAGTTTAGTTGCAAAGAATGGTTTTTCCGAGAGGAACGAGATGCGTTCCATTAATTTCTCTAATTCACCTTCAATCTCTGCCTCTACTTCTTTCATGTCTTCTTTAACAGGGGAAACCGATAGCGTAAAGCGCTCTATGTCCTCTGGGTTTCAGTTTGCCGAACCCTCACATGTTTCATCCGCTGGGAAACCTCCTTTATCCTCATCTTCCCTTAAAAGAAAGTGCAATTCCATGGACGATGCTGCTCTCAAGTGCGGTTCCACTTCAGGGCGATGCCATTGCTCCAAGAAAAG GAAATCAAGAGTGAAGCGAGTGATCAGAGTCCCTGCAATAAGCAATAAGTTGGCTGATATTCCACATGATGACTATTCCTGGAGAAAATACGGTCAAAAGCCCATAAAAGGATCTCCTCATCCAAG AGGATATTACAAGTGCAGTAGCATGAGAGGATGCCCAGCTAGGAAACATGTGGAGAGAGCTGTAGATGATCCAATGATGCTCATAGTCACATACGAAGGTGATCACAATCACTCCAACTCCATCAACGACAACGATGCACCTGCTGCCGTTCAGGTTCATGAATCATCATAA